The following proteins come from a genomic window of Streptomyces sp. NBC_00539:
- a CDS encoding FecCD family ABC transporter permease: protein MLVESPPEVSAAPVATRARQGARAAGLLAALVVLAVVAVASIAVGAKQMPLDQVWHGLFHYAGTPGDVVVRDLRVPRTLLGVLVGLGLGLSGAVMQALTRNPLAEPGILGVNAGAAAAVVSAISFFGASSLGEFVWWAFLGAAVVSVVVYVLGGSRSATPVRLALAGTAASAALVGYINAVQLMDSKALDKLRFWTVGSLASATMDTVRQVAPFLLVGAVMALTLGRPLNAMAMGDDTARALGANLTRTRIAAMAAITLLCGAATAACGPITFIGLMIPHLVRLITGPDMRWVLAYSAVLSPALLLGADVIGRVVTRPAELQVGIVTALVGGPVFIYLVRRKRMAQL from the coding sequence GTGTTGGTCGAGAGTCCCCCCGAAGTGAGCGCCGCGCCCGTCGCCACCCGCGCCCGCCAAGGCGCCCGTGCCGCCGGTCTGTTGGCCGCGCTCGTGGTGCTGGCCGTGGTCGCGGTGGCGAGCATCGCCGTAGGCGCCAAGCAGATGCCCCTCGACCAGGTCTGGCACGGCCTGTTCCACTACGCGGGCACCCCGGGCGATGTGGTGGTGCGCGACCTGAGGGTCCCGCGGACCCTGCTCGGTGTGCTCGTGGGCCTCGGTCTCGGGCTGTCGGGCGCGGTGATGCAGGCGCTGACCCGCAACCCGCTCGCCGAACCCGGCATCCTCGGCGTCAACGCGGGCGCCGCGGCCGCCGTCGTCTCGGCGATCAGCTTCTTCGGCGCCTCCTCGCTCGGCGAGTTCGTGTGGTGGGCCTTCCTCGGAGCGGCCGTCGTCTCGGTCGTGGTGTACGTGCTCGGCGGCAGCCGCAGCGCGACGCCGGTGCGCCTCGCGCTCGCCGGTACGGCGGCCAGCGCCGCCCTGGTCGGCTACATCAACGCCGTGCAGCTGATGGACAGCAAGGCCCTGGACAAGCTCCGCTTCTGGACGGTCGGTTCACTGGCGTCGGCCACCATGGACACCGTCCGGCAAGTCGCCCCCTTCCTGCTGGTCGGGGCGGTGATGGCGCTTACGCTCGGCCGGCCGCTCAACGCCATGGCCATGGGCGACGACACCGCTCGGGCGCTCGGCGCGAACCTGACGCGGACCCGGATCGCCGCGATGGCCGCCATCACCCTGCTGTGCGGGGCGGCGACCGCCGCATGCGGGCCGATCACCTTCATCGGGCTGATGATCCCGCACCTGGTGCGGCTCATCACCGGCCCGGACATGCGCTGGGTCCTCGCCTACTCCGCGGTGCTGTCCCCCGCACTGCTGCTGGGCGCCGACGTCATCGGACGGGTCGTCACCCGCCCCGCCGAGCTGCAGGTCGGCATCGTCACCGCGCTCGTCGGCGGCCCGGTCTTCATCTACCTCGTCCGGCGCAAGAGGATGGCCCAGCTGTGA
- a CDS encoding FecCD family ABC transporter permease, with translation MRTGDPKPREAAKSRSRVLRGPGRSALRLEPRALAAGLLLAAVALVMAIVLIGTGDFEIAPWDVVRTLLGEGSPADDFIVNDLRLPRVLVAVLVGAALGTAGAVFQSVSRNPLGSPDLLGFSYGSAVGALAVITLFQGGSAAVAAGAVAGGLLTGAAVYLVAYKQGVHGYRLVLVGIGASAMLLALIQYLLTKAKLVDATRAMVWLTGSLAGRDWSQVWPLLATCAVVFPLVLGQGRALRMMEMGDDAAYALGVRVERTRMLLMAAAIVLTTAASAAAGPISFVALAAPQLARRLTRSSGPNLLAGALMGSVLLLVSDWASQRAFGADQLPVGVVTGLVGGVYLLWLLVSERRAGRI, from the coding sequence ATGCGGACGGGCGACCCGAAGCCGCGCGAGGCCGCGAAGAGCCGGTCGCGGGTGCTGCGCGGACCCGGCAGGTCGGCGCTGCGGCTGGAGCCGCGCGCCCTGGCCGCCGGACTGCTGCTGGCGGCCGTCGCGCTGGTCATGGCGATCGTGCTGATCGGCACCGGCGACTTCGAGATCGCGCCCTGGGACGTGGTGCGGACCCTGCTGGGGGAGGGCAGCCCCGCAGACGACTTCATCGTCAACGACCTGCGGCTGCCGCGGGTTCTCGTCGCGGTGCTCGTCGGGGCGGCGCTCGGGACGGCCGGCGCCGTCTTCCAGTCCGTGTCCCGCAACCCGCTGGGTTCCCCGGACCTGCTGGGCTTCAGCTACGGGTCGGCGGTCGGCGCGCTCGCCGTCATCACCCTCTTCCAGGGCGGCTCCGCCGCGGTGGCGGCGGGGGCGGTGGCCGGCGGCCTGCTGACGGGCGCGGCCGTGTACCTGGTCGCCTACAAGCAGGGCGTCCACGGCTACCGGCTCGTGCTCGTCGGCATCGGGGCCAGCGCCATGCTCCTCGCCCTCATCCAGTACCTGCTGACCAAGGCGAAGCTCGTCGACGCCACCCGGGCGATGGTGTGGCTGACCGGCTCGCTGGCCGGCCGGGACTGGTCGCAGGTGTGGCCGCTGCTGGCGACCTGCGCGGTGGTGTTCCCGCTCGTCCTCGGGCAGGGCAGGGCGCTGCGGATGATGGAGATGGGCGACGACGCCGCGTACGCCCTCGGCGTCAGGGTCGAACGGACCCGCATGCTGCTGATGGCGGCGGCGATCGTCTTGACCACGGCGGCCTCCGCCGCGGCCGGCCCGATCAGCTTCGTCGCGCTGGCGGCGCCCCAACTGGCCCGGCGCCTGACCCGCTCCAGCGGGCCGAACCTGCTCGCCGGAGCGCTGATGGGCTCCGTGCTGCTGCTGGTGTCGGACTGGGCCTCGCAGCGGGCCTTCGGGGCGGACCAGCTGCCGGTGGGTGTGGTGACCGGTCTGGTCGGCGGGGTGTACCTGCTCTGGCTGCTCGTCAGCGAACGCAGAGCAGGACGTATATGA
- a CDS encoding ABC transporter ATP-binding protein, which translates to MSDSRSGQVQQRLTARNVTLGYDQRVIAEDLSVEIPDNSFTVIVGPNACGKSTLLRALSRMLKPSAGQVLLDGQAIASMPAKKVAKTLGLLPQSSIAPDGITVADLVSRGRYPHQGLLRQWSQQDEQVVAESMAATGVAELAGRAVDELSGGQRQRVWIAMALAQQTPLLLLDEPTTYLDIQHQLDVLDLCAELHENQGRTLVAVLHDLNHAARYATHLIALRGGVVVAEGPPAEVVTAALVEEVFGLRCQIIEDPQTGTPLVIPAARKARARLAA; encoded by the coding sequence ATGAGCGACTCGAGGAGTGGGCAAGTGCAGCAGCGGCTGACCGCGCGGAACGTGACGCTCGGCTACGACCAGCGGGTCATCGCCGAGGACCTCTCGGTGGAGATCCCCGACAACTCCTTCACGGTGATCGTCGGACCCAACGCCTGCGGCAAGTCCACGCTGCTGCGCGCCCTGTCGCGGATGCTGAAACCGTCGGCCGGGCAGGTCCTGCTGGACGGCCAGGCCATCGCCTCGATGCCGGCGAAGAAGGTGGCCAAGACGCTGGGGCTGCTCCCGCAGTCCTCGATCGCGCCCGACGGGATCACCGTCGCCGACCTCGTCTCGCGCGGCCGCTACCCGCACCAGGGGCTGCTGCGGCAGTGGTCGCAGCAGGACGAGCAGGTCGTCGCCGAGTCGATGGCCGCGACCGGTGTCGCGGAGCTGGCCGGCCGGGCGGTGGACGAGCTGTCGGGCGGGCAGCGGCAGCGCGTGTGGATCGCGATGGCACTGGCCCAGCAGACCCCCCTGCTGTTGCTGGACGAGCCGACCACCTACCTGGACATCCAGCACCAGCTGGACGTCCTGGACCTGTGCGCCGAACTGCACGAGAACCAGGGGCGGACCCTGGTCGCGGTGCTGCACGACCTCAATCACGCCGCCCGCTACGCCACGCACCTGATCGCGCTGCGCGGAGGGGTCGTCGTGGCCGAGGGACCGCCCGCCGAGGTGGTCACCGCCGCGCTGGTGGAGGAGGTGTTCGGGCTGCGCTGCCAGATCATCGAAGACCCGCAGACCGGTACGCCGCTGGTGATCCCGGCGGCCCGGAAGGCCCGGGCGCGACTGGCAGCCTGA
- a CDS encoding SCP2 sterol-binding domain-containing protein codes for MATTEECREALDRLSDNLAGAEGDVRGAVALDRSLSCHITDLDQTFTGRLDGGRIRVDALTPGPPATKAEIRLAMTGDDLVALVAGELRFARAWASGRVRLEAGFRDLIRLKRLL; via the coding sequence ATGGCTACCACCGAGGAGTGCCGCGAGGCACTCGACCGACTCTCAGACAACCTGGCCGGCGCCGAGGGCGACGTGCGCGGCGCGGTCGCGCTCGACCGCTCCCTCAGCTGCCACATCACCGACCTGGACCAGACCTTCACCGGTCGCCTCGACGGGGGCCGGATCCGGGTCGACGCCCTCACTCCCGGGCCGCCCGCCACCAAGGCGGAGATCCGGCTCGCGATGACGGGCGACGACCTGGTCGCGCTGGTCGCGGGCGAGCTGCGGTTCGCCCGGGCCTGGGCCTCGGGCCGGGTCAGGCTGGAGGCCGGTTTCCGCGACCTGATCCGCCTCAAGCGCCTGCTCTGA
- a CDS encoding TlyA family RNA methyltransferase produces MAGVARRRLDAELVRRSMARSREHAAQLIAAGRVTVGGTTATKAATQVETSAALVVLKDDSDPDYVSRGGHKLAGALAAFQPRGLVVEGRRALDAGASTGGFTDVLLRAGVAHVMAVDVGYGQLAWSLQSDDRVTVKDRTNVRELTVELLDGVPVDLVVGDLSFISIGLVLPALVRCCAPGADLVLMVKPQFEVGKDRLGSGGVVRSPELRAEAVRDVAAQAWKLGLGVLGVTASPLPGPSGNVEYFLWLRAGAPALDPGDVDRAVAEGPQ; encoded by the coding sequence GTGGCAGGAGTGGCACGCCGCCGCCTGGACGCCGAACTGGTACGCCGCAGCATGGCCCGCTCGCGGGAGCACGCGGCCCAGCTGATCGCCGCGGGCCGGGTGACCGTGGGCGGCACCACCGCCACCAAGGCGGCCACCCAGGTCGAGACCAGCGCGGCCCTCGTCGTCCTCAAGGACGACAGCGACCCCGACTACGTCTCGCGGGGCGGCCACAAACTGGCCGGCGCCCTCGCGGCCTTCCAGCCGCGGGGCCTGGTGGTCGAGGGCCGCCGGGCGCTGGACGCCGGCGCCTCGACCGGCGGTTTCACCGACGTGCTGCTGCGCGCCGGAGTCGCCCACGTCATGGCGGTGGACGTCGGCTACGGGCAGCTCGCCTGGTCCCTGCAGAGCGACGACCGGGTCACCGTCAAGGACCGCACCAACGTCCGCGAGCTGACCGTCGAGCTGCTCGACGGGGTTCCGGTGGACCTGGTCGTCGGGGACCTGTCCTTCATCTCCATCGGCCTGGTGCTGCCCGCGCTCGTACGCTGCTGCGCGCCCGGCGCGGACCTGGTGCTGATGGTCAAGCCGCAGTTCGAGGTCGGCAAGGACCGGCTCGGCAGCGGCGGAGTGGTGCGCAGCCCCGAGCTGCGCGCGGAGGCCGTACGGGACGTCGCGGCGCAGGCCTGGAAGCTGGGGCTGGGGGTGCTCGGGGTGACCGCGAGCCCGCTGCCCGGGCCGTCGGGCAACGTCGAGTACTTTCTGTGGCTGCGGGCGGGCGCACCGGCACTCGACCCGGGGGATGTCGATCGTGCAGTGGCGGAGGGGCCGCAGTGA